In a single window of the Aquicella siphonis genome:
- the htpX gene encoding protease HtpX, whose product MFKRVFLFIATNILVIGTISILVSALGLHSYLTSRGIDYTKLALFCGIWGMGGAFISLFMSKFIAKTAMGVVIINPNNATREEHYLLEIIYSLANKAGLKTMPEVGIYHSPELNAFATGPTRNNALVAVSSGLLSSMNRDEVEAVLGHEISHIANGDMVTMTLIQGVVNAFALFLSRIIAYVISITMARGDDKEGDISYMAYSVLTLVFDILFTLLGSILVAAFSRWREYRADAGGSKLAGRNKMIAALMRLQTASGIEDDRAPVLAALKISRQSGWLDIFSTHPPLEKRIARLQEAR is encoded by the coding sequence ATGTTCAAAAGAGTATTTTTATTTATTGCCACCAACATCCTTGTGATAGGCACTATTTCTATCCTCGTCAGCGCATTGGGTCTGCATTCCTACCTAACCTCGCGTGGCATTGATTATACAAAGCTGGCTCTATTCTGCGGAATATGGGGAATGGGCGGCGCGTTTATCTCACTATTCATGTCCAAGTTCATTGCCAAGACAGCCATGGGCGTTGTCATCATCAATCCCAATAATGCAACGCGGGAAGAGCATTACCTGCTGGAAATCATTTACAGTCTCGCCAACAAGGCTGGATTGAAAACCATGCCTGAAGTCGGCATTTATCACTCTCCGGAGTTGAATGCGTTCGCAACCGGGCCGACAAGAAATAACGCACTGGTTGCGGTATCATCAGGCTTGTTATCCAGCATGAACCGGGATGAGGTGGAAGCTGTTTTGGGGCACGAAATTTCCCATATCGCGAATGGCGACATGGTCACCATGACGCTCATACAAGGCGTAGTGAATGCATTTGCGCTCTTTCTATCCCGTATCATCGCTTACGTCATCTCGATCACCATGGCTCGCGGTGATGATAAGGAAGGTGATATTTCTTACATGGCCTACAGTGTATTAACCTTAGTATTTGATATCTTGTTCACACTGCTGGGATCCATTTTAGTCGCCGCGTTTTCCCGCTGGCGCGAATATCGTGCCGACGCAGGGGGATCAAAACTCGCCGGACGCAACAAAATGATTGCGGCACTCATGCGCCTGCAAACCGCTTCCGGTATTGAGGATGACCGCGCGCCCGTGCTGGCTGCTTTGAAAATTTCACGCCAGTCAGGCTGGCTGGATATTTTCTCCACTCATCCGCCGCTAGAAAAGCGTATTGCCCGCCTGCAAGAAGCAAGATAA
- a CDS encoding APC family permease: MALVKRIKQLLLGNPLNPFNPHILRHVSLIAFLAWVGLGADGLSSSCYGPEEAYMALGPHTHFALYIAIATAVTVFVISLGYNQVIELFPSGGGGYKVASQLLGPHIGLISGAALIVDYVLTIAVSTASAMDAFFSVLPAYWHPYKLLSEVGLIFVLLLLNMRGMKESIKFLLPIFLGFFVIHVYLILYGIFAHHKGLLAIVPNTLNETKNAIATVGWVPVLALIFHAYSLGSGTYTGLEAVSNNVNRLREPRVATGKWTMFYMAVSLSMTAAGMILLFLLWEPQPQAGQTLNAVVFHSILGDSQTGRFVLLLTLLLEAGLLFVAANTGFLAGPSVLANMAIDGWMPNRFRHLSTRLVIQNGLFIFGIFAIAILLWCNGKVSLLVVLYSINVFITFSLSLFGMCVYWARKRKSASSTWFWRLLFSFLAFAITSTILCITLITKFQSGGWLTVVITCTVIFICLLIKRHYKRFSKKLAQIDIQLKQPIVHPLNPVPIDPHQPTAVILVGKSTGVAMHTLLNVIRMFPRHFKNFVFISAGIVDVESFAGQSSLENMRTEVNENLQYFVDYCHQYGIAAEAFASFGTDTVEELTTLAVRVSKKYSNCIFFSSKLIFEHDNFIIRLLHNETPLTVQRNLHLEGKELVILPMKI; encoded by the coding sequence ATGGCTTTGGTAAAACGAATCAAACAACTCTTACTGGGTAATCCGCTCAATCCTTTTAATCCGCATATATTACGGCATGTTTCTCTCATAGCCTTTCTGGCCTGGGTTGGATTAGGCGCTGACGGATTGTCTTCTTCCTGTTACGGACCGGAAGAAGCCTACATGGCGCTAGGCCCGCACACACATTTCGCGCTCTATATCGCCATTGCGACCGCCGTAACCGTTTTCGTGATTTCATTGGGATATAACCAGGTCATTGAGTTATTTCCCAGCGGAGGCGGCGGTTACAAGGTTGCATCACAGCTGCTAGGCCCGCATATCGGCCTGATCTCAGGTGCAGCGCTAATCGTTGATTATGTCCTGACAATCGCTGTCTCAACCGCAAGCGCCATGGATGCTTTTTTCAGCGTACTTCCTGCGTATTGGCATCCCTACAAGCTGCTCTCCGAAGTCGGTCTCATCTTTGTCCTGTTGCTGCTCAACATGCGCGGCATGAAGGAATCGATCAAATTTCTCTTGCCTATTTTCCTGGGATTTTTTGTTATCCATGTTTACCTGATCCTTTACGGCATTTTTGCGCATCACAAAGGTCTATTGGCCATTGTCCCAAACACATTGAACGAAACAAAAAACGCCATTGCAACCGTGGGATGGGTACCCGTCCTGGCACTCATATTCCACGCTTATTCGCTCGGGAGCGGCACATACACAGGACTTGAAGCAGTCTCAAATAATGTCAATCGCTTGCGTGAACCGCGCGTCGCCACTGGCAAGTGGACAATGTTTTATATGGCAGTATCATTGAGTATGACAGCAGCCGGTATGATTCTGCTGTTTCTTCTGTGGGAACCACAACCGCAGGCAGGTCAGACACTGAACGCCGTTGTGTTTCACTCAATCCTGGGTGATTCACAAACGGGAAGATTCGTTTTGTTGCTGACGTTGCTGCTTGAAGCCGGCCTTCTGTTTGTCGCAGCGAACACAGGATTTCTGGCGGGCCCCAGTGTTCTTGCCAACATGGCGATAGACGGCTGGATGCCTAACCGCTTTCGCCATCTTTCTACCCGATTAGTCATTCAGAATGGTTTATTTATTTTTGGCATTTTTGCCATTGCGATTTTACTCTGGTGCAATGGGAAAGTATCACTCCTGGTCGTGCTATACAGTATTAATGTATTCATTACCTTTTCACTTTCACTATTTGGCATGTGTGTTTATTGGGCAAGAAAGCGCAAATCCGCTTCTTCAACCTGGTTTTGGCGCCTTTTATTTTCTTTCCTCGCTTTTGCAATCACCAGCACCATTCTTTGCATCACGCTCATTACCAAATTCCAGTCCGGCGGCTGGCTGACCGTCGTCATCACTTGCACCGTCATTTTCATCTGCTTGCTGATCAAGCGGCATTATAAAAGATTCAGCAAAAAACTTGCTCAGATTGATATTCAACTCAAACAGCCGATAGTTCATCCTCTCAATCCTGTTCCCATCGATCCTCATCAGCCCACCGCCGTCATCCTGGTAGGCAAGAGTACTGGCGTCGCCATGCATACGCTTTTGAACGTTATTCGAATGTTTCCCCGCCATTTTAAAAATTTCGTATTTATCAGCGCAGGGATCGTGGATGTGGAAAGTTTCGCAGGCCAGAGTTCGCTGGAAAATATGCGCACTGAAGTCAATGAAAATCTCCAGTATTTTGTGGATTATTGCCATCAATATGGAATTGCCGCTGAAGCTTTTGCCTCCTTTGGCACTGACACCGTAGAGGAACTAACCACTCTCGCTGTACGAGTCAGCAAGAAATATTCCAATTGCATTTTTTTCTCAAGCAAATTGATATTCGAACATGATAATTTCATCATCAGGCTTTTACATAATGAAACGCCTTTGACCGTACAACGCAATCTTCATCTGGAAGGCAAAGAATTAGTGATATTGCCTATGAAAATTTAG
- a CDS encoding DUF945 family protein yields MRKSISLLIILIILGLAIVTTPFIYGYLFKKNYLDVIAAVNQNSSDNNGMFKIEVREYRLGWLYSRARISLLFTDKDLNSAFPEGFTIDDDITHGPILYDSIKQKYVTAFAALTSQVFLPLKIQTDFFKKESGQAFFETTSIVTFDNVWTQVTKVPALSIPDVGNLTIQDSSSQSQFDIRNGQIMAMKVEGSVGALSFQPDGNNPMVPQLTSQPISFKQSSTRHALGLWNADNNMSVPSIMAKWQDGRTAALNNFVLITSRGVDKNNLYQGTVDLSAKEVTLPSSVMASVAPLAIHLSINNLDAKGIVESEKYMKLQMSVDQGGAKSSMNIPVRMITPTSSLTFDMDFNSPLGLFSIKSKMTNQPSAVAPTSFGDVLIHSKVDANLRIGEALLKMLVLQSMDKLEISMAKDSDGVTSPKDNDKNINATPLQQQTANLLQEGKISLANSLQILELADQHASVDAFAKQVNEMVSPETATLLIQTYQTMSLNSSVTAATQTAQSKPKMTKAEQVQKLIDYWVEQGFLTKENNEYTSQILINDQVVKMNGKVVNEQMLIPPAMGQPPAMGQPPAMGQPPAMGQPPAMGQPPAMGQPPAMGQPPAMGQPPAMGQPPAMGQPPAMGQPPAMGQPPAMGQPPAMGQPPAMGQPPAMGQPPAMGQPPAMGQPPAMGQPPAMGQPPAMGQPPQNN; encoded by the coding sequence ATGCGAAAGAGTATCAGCCTACTGATTATCCTGATTATCCTTGGTCTTGCTATTGTCACCACACCGTTTATTTACGGCTACCTCTTCAAAAAGAATTATCTCGATGTTATTGCTGCGGTAAACCAGAACTCCAGTGACAATAATGGCATGTTCAAAATAGAAGTGCGGGAGTATCGCTTGGGGTGGCTGTATTCTCGCGCAAGAATCAGTTTGTTATTTACCGATAAAGATTTGAATTCTGCATTTCCGGAAGGATTTACCATTGATGATGACATTACCCATGGCCCTATTTTGTATGATTCAATCAAACAGAAATATGTGACGGCATTTGCGGCGTTGACCAGCCAGGTTTTTTTACCTCTAAAGATTCAAACCGACTTTTTCAAGAAAGAATCAGGACAGGCATTCTTTGAAACAACATCAATCGTGACCTTCGATAATGTTTGGACGCAAGTGACGAAAGTCCCAGCTTTATCCATTCCGGATGTAGGCAACCTGACTATTCAGGACTCTAGCAGCCAATCGCAATTTGATATAAGAAACGGTCAGATTATGGCGATGAAGGTTGAGGGAAGCGTTGGTGCGTTGTCTTTTCAGCCTGATGGAAACAACCCTATGGTTCCACAACTAACCAGTCAGCCTATTTCTTTCAAACAGTCAAGTACTCGCCATGCTCTTGGATTATGGAATGCCGATAATAACATGAGCGTTCCCAGTATAATGGCTAAATGGCAAGATGGAAGGACAGCCGCGCTTAATAACTTTGTTCTGATTACCTCAAGAGGCGTTGACAAAAATAATTTATATCAAGGTACGGTCGATCTGTCTGCCAAAGAAGTGACTTTGCCAAGCAGCGTGATGGCCAGCGTTGCACCTCTGGCCATTCATCTGTCCATTAATAATCTGGATGCGAAGGGGATCGTCGAATCAGAGAAATATATGAAATTACAAATGTCTGTTGATCAGGGCGGGGCAAAATCGTCAATGAATATTCCGGTGCGCATGATTACGCCGACAAGCAGTTTGACATTTGACATGGATTTTAATTCTCCGCTGGGACTTTTTTCTATCAAGTCGAAAATGACAAATCAGCCTTCTGCTGTTGCGCCAACCTCTTTTGGAGATGTGCTCATCCATTCCAAAGTTGATGCCAATCTTCGTATCGGCGAAGCCTTGCTGAAAATGCTCGTTCTGCAATCAATGGACAAGTTGGAAATTTCAATGGCGAAGGATAGTGATGGCGTTACTTCGCCTAAGGATAATGATAAAAACATTAATGCCACGCCCTTGCAGCAGCAGACAGCAAATTTATTGCAGGAAGGCAAAATATCATTAGCTAACTCTCTGCAAATCCTGGAGCTGGCGGACCAGCATGCTTCAGTAGATGCATTTGCGAAACAAGTCAATGAAATGGTGTCCCCTGAGACCGCGACTCTTCTCATCCAGACTTATCAAACAATGTCCTTGAATTCCAGTGTTACGGCAGCTACGCAGACCGCGCAATCGAAACCAAAAATGACAAAAGCTGAACAAGTTCAAAAGTTGATTGATTACTGGGTTGAGCAAGGATTTTTAACGAAGGAAAATAATGAATATACCAGTCAGATTTTAATCAATGACCAGGTAGTAAAGATGAATGGTAAGGTGGTGAATGAACAAATGCTTATACCACCTGCCATGGGCCAACCACCTGCCATGGGCCAACCACCTGCCATGGGCCAACCACCTGCCATGGGCCAACCACCTGCCATGGGCCAACCACCTGCCATGGGCCAACCACCTGCCATGGGCCAACCACCTGCCATGGGCCAACCACCTGCCATGGGCCAACCGCCTGCCATGGGCCAACCGCCTGCCATGGGCCAACCGCCTGCCATGGGCCAACCGCCTGCCATGGGCCAACCGCCTGCCATGGGCCAACCGCCTGCCATGGGCCAACCGCCTGCCATGGGCCAACCGCCTGCCATGGGCCAACCGCCTGCCATGGGCCAACCGCCTGCCATGGGCCAACCGCCTGCCATGGGCCAACCGCCTGCCATGGGCCAACCGCCTCAAAATAATTAG
- a CDS encoding heavy metal response regulator transcription factor, protein MRILIVEDENKTAAYLNKGLSESGFIVDIANNGEDGLYLATHHHYDLIVLDIMLPKLDGWSILVEIRRKIPDARVLLLTARDDVEDKVKGLELGADDYLVKPFAFSELLARIRSLLRRGTAQTSDSLSIADLSIDIIKHKATRGPHRLNLTPKEFALLILLAQRTGEVLSRTLIAESVWDINFDSDTNVVDVAIRRLRQKVDDPFDKKLIHTVRGMGYVLEER, encoded by the coding sequence ATGCGCATACTCATTGTTGAAGACGAAAATAAAACTGCCGCCTATCTCAATAAAGGCTTAAGCGAAAGCGGATTTATTGTAGACATTGCGAACAACGGAGAAGATGGCCTGTACCTCGCTACCCATCATCACTATGACCTCATTGTCTTGGACATCATGCTGCCCAAACTGGATGGGTGGTCCATTCTGGTCGAGATCCGCCGCAAGATACCTGACGCGCGAGTTTTACTTTTGACCGCACGTGATGACGTTGAAGACAAAGTTAAAGGTCTGGAGCTGGGAGCAGATGACTACCTAGTCAAACCATTTGCCTTTTCTGAGCTGCTGGCGCGTATCCGCTCCTTATTGCGAAGAGGGACTGCACAGACATCCGATAGCCTGAGCATTGCAGATCTGTCAATTGACATTATCAAGCACAAAGCTACGCGAGGCCCCCATCGACTGAATTTGACACCAAAAGAATTTGCCTTGCTGATTTTGCTCGCACAAAGGACGGGCGAGGTTTTGTCTAGGACTCTCATCGCTGAATCCGTATGGGACATCAATTTTGACAGCGACACCAACGTTGTTGATGTCGCGATACGCAGGTTGCGGCAAAAAGTGGACGATCCCTTTGACAAGAAGCTGATTCACACCGTTAGAGGAATGGGGTATGTTCTTGAAGAACGTTAA
- a CDS encoding heavy metal sensor histidine kinase, protein MFLKNVKPYIRKKISIRTRLTLFYSLAAFIIMTVITLFLYWESVNVLYKADYQFLADEAESIQHILQNNKLNSNALAQAVIDVPAHHGNSIYRHYVRILDENNNTIIETPGSPKIPLVDPARNPPSAHHFKKSYRWYNTHDTSYLLVQTPVTLPKGKSGIMLITLDISYQHAVISDRKFLIIALLISTLCSLCLGFLAAQRGMRSLYTLTDTVKKITVTSLNQRTDPKSLPKELSALGVAFNQMLDRIESSFDRLKQFSSDLAHELRIPINNLIGETEITLSRAHSPEEYQQVLMSNLEEYHRISQLIENILFLSRAENPQMEIQKTSIYVQDEISIVCEYYEAMADEKNISVTCQGKAALRANSIMFRRMISNLLSNALKYTPDNGWIRFTITSQDNRVKIILSDNGIGISQEHLPKLFDRFYRVDSARSQLSGGIGLGLAIVKSIVDLHQGVISISSMPDQGTVIQLVFPA, encoded by the coding sequence ATGTTCTTGAAGAACGTTAAACCCTATATCAGGAAGAAGATCTCGATCAGAACCAGATTGACATTATTTTACAGCCTGGCTGCGTTTATTATCATGACAGTCATTACTCTGTTTCTTTACTGGGAGTCTGTCAATGTCCTGTATAAGGCCGACTACCAGTTCCTGGCCGACGAAGCTGAATCCATTCAGCATATTTTGCAGAACAACAAGCTGAACAGCAATGCTCTTGCTCAAGCCGTGATTGATGTCCCGGCCCATCATGGTAATTCCATCTATCGACATTATGTGCGTATTCTGGATGAGAATAATAATACCATCATCGAAACACCCGGGAGTCCGAAAATTCCCCTTGTTGACCCCGCGCGCAATCCACCTTCGGCGCATCACTTCAAGAAATCATATCGCTGGTACAATACTCATGACACCAGCTATTTATTAGTCCAGACGCCAGTGACCCTGCCTAAGGGCAAATCCGGAATTATGCTGATTACCCTGGACATCTCCTACCAGCATGCCGTGATAAGCGACAGGAAGTTCCTGATTATCGCCTTGCTAATCAGCACATTATGTTCGCTTTGCCTGGGATTTCTTGCCGCTCAAAGGGGAATGCGCAGCTTGTATACTCTCACTGACACCGTTAAAAAGATCACCGTCACATCCCTGAACCAGCGCACTGACCCGAAATCGCTGCCTAAGGAACTTAGTGCGCTGGGTGTTGCGTTCAACCAAATGCTGGACCGAATTGAATCCTCCTTCGACCGCCTGAAACAATTTTCTTCCGACCTCGCTCATGAACTCAGGATACCTATTAATAATTTGATCGGAGAAACAGAAATCACTCTCTCACGCGCGCACTCCCCGGAAGAATATCAGCAAGTATTGATGTCTAATCTTGAAGAATACCATCGAATATCACAGCTGATTGAAAATATATTGTTTTTGTCACGCGCTGAAAACCCTCAGATGGAAATCCAGAAAACCTCTATTTATGTTCAAGATGAAATTTCCATTGTCTGTGAATACTATGAAGCAATGGCTGATGAAAAGAATATCAGCGTCACCTGCCAAGGCAAAGCTGCGTTGCGGGCCAATTCCATCATGTTTCGCCGCATGATCAGCAATTTATTATCCAACGCTCTCAAATATACTCCCGATAACGGATGGATACGGTTTACGATCACCTCTCAGGATAACCGGGTCAAGATTATCCTGAGTGATAATGGCATTGGAATTTCTCAGGAACACTTGCCAAAATTATTTGATCGCTTTTACCGGGTTGATTCCGCAAGATCACAGCTGTCAGGCGGCATCGGCCTCGGTTTAGCCATTGTCAAATCCATAGTCGACCTTCACCAGGGAGTGATCTCCATTTCCAGCATGCCTGATCAGGGCACAGTGATACAATTGGTCTTTCCGGCGTAG
- the tpx gene encoding thiol peroxidase: MAVITLNGSPMHTIGSLPEIGSQAPDFILTKSDLSEVELKNYRGKVLVINIFPSLDTPTCATAMRRFNDIASQNSQAVVFCVSEDLPFAQKRFCSSQGLSNVITVSAFRHPEFGNDYGVMIIDGPLTGILSRAVIVIDEQGKVVYTEQVKELSNEPDYKLILSKLQNKASA, encoded by the coding sequence ATGGCAGTCATTACTTTGAATGGATCTCCCATGCACACAATTGGCAGCCTGCCTGAAATAGGCAGCCAAGCTCCTGATTTTATTTTAACCAAATCTGATTTAAGTGAAGTCGAGTTAAAAAATTATCGGGGGAAAGTTCTCGTAATTAATATTTTCCCCAGCTTGGATACCCCAACTTGCGCGACAGCCATGCGTCGTTTTAATGACATTGCCTCTCAAAACAGCCAGGCTGTGGTATTCTGTGTTTCCGAAGACTTGCCGTTCGCCCAAAAGCGATTTTGCTCATCTCAAGGACTCAGCAATGTCATCACTGTATCAGCCTTTCGCCATCCCGAGTTTGGCAATGATTATGGAGTCATGATCATAGACGGTCCCTTGACCGGCATTCTTTCCAGGGCTGTCATTGTGATCGATGAACAGGGAAAAGTTGTTTATACCGAACAGGTAAAGGAACTCAGTAACGAACCCGATTACAAATTAATATTGTCAAAATTGCAAAACAAAGCATCCGCATGA
- a CDS encoding CoA-binding protein — MNNDALDKQIESFFNSEAYGVAGASNHREKYGNKVLRVYLQRKKKVYPVNPREKIIEGVPCVPDVFSLPDEVKSLSIITPPPVTEIIVIQAIQKGIRNIWMQPGAESISAIQLCQSRNVNIISGGPCILVVLGFHED; from the coding sequence ATGAATAACGATGCCCTTGATAAACAGATAGAGAGCTTTTTTAATTCAGAGGCCTATGGTGTGGCCGGCGCGTCAAATCACCGGGAAAAATATGGCAATAAGGTTTTGCGAGTTTATCTTCAACGTAAAAAAAAGGTTTATCCGGTCAATCCGCGCGAAAAAATCATTGAAGGGGTGCCCTGTGTGCCCGATGTCTTCAGTCTCCCCGATGAAGTCAAAAGCCTGTCCATTATCACTCCTCCGCCTGTCACTGAAATAATCGTGATTCAAGCCATTCAAAAAGGCATTAGAAATATCTGGATGCAGCCGGGCGCGGAAAGCATTTCCGCCATTCAGTTATGTCAGTCACGGAATGTTAATATCATCTCGGGAGGTCCTTGCATACTGGTCGTTTTGGGATTTCATGAGGATTGA